In a genomic window of Scheffersomyces stipitis CBS 6054 chromosome 4, complete sequence:
- a CDS encoding predicted protein, whose product MSVQIFGDQATEERAENARMSAFVGAIAVGDLVKSTLGPKGMDKLLQSATDTESSMITNDGATILKSIPFDNPAAKVLVNISKVQDDEVGDGTTSVTVFAAELLREAEKLIEKKIHPQTIIEGYRIARNVAIETLNRSSVDNKSDPEKFRADLLNIAKTTLSSKILSQDKELFAELAVSAILRLKGSTNLNNIQIIKKAGGKLTDSYLDEGFILEKKFGINQPKKIEKAKILIANTSMDTDKVKIFGAKFKVDSTSKLAELEKAEKEKMKNKVEKIKKFGVNVFINRQLIYDYPEQLFTDAKINSIEHADFDGIERLALVTGGEVASTFDHPEKVRLGYCDSIEEILIGEDVFTKFSGVAAGEACTVVLRGATEQGLDEAERSLHDALSVLSQTTKETKTVLGGGCSEMIMSRAVDQTAANETGKKSLAIEAFARALRQLPTILADNAGFDSSELVSKLRSAIYNGMATSGLDLNNGVVADMRESGIVESYKLKRAVVSSAAEAAEVLLRVDNIIRAKPRTSDRNH is encoded by the coding sequence ATGTCTGTCCAAATCTTTGGTGATCAAGCCACGGAAGAAAGAGCTGAAAATGCTCGTATGTCGGCCTTTGTCGGTGCAATTGCAGTCGGAGACTTGGTGAAGTCTACTTTGGGCCCAAAAGGTATGGACAAGTTATTACAAAGTGCTACTGACACGGAGTCGTCTATGATAACAAACGATGGTGCCACTATCTTAAAATCCATTCCATTTGATAACCCAGCTGCCAAAGTATTGGTGAATATCtcaaaagttcaagatgatgaagttggtgatggtACTACTTCTGTCACAGTATTCGCAGCTGAGTTGTTGCGAGAAgcagaaaagttgattgaaaagaagatccatCCGCAAACTATTATCGAAGGTTACAGAATTGCTCGCAATGTTGCTATAGAAACGTTGAACAGATCTTCTGTTGACAACAAGTCCGATCCAGAAAAGTTCAGAGctgatttgttgaacattgcTAAGACCACTCTTTCTTCGAAGATTTTATCCCAAGACAAGGAGTTGTTTGCCGAGTTAGCCGTTAGCGCAATTCTCAGATTGAAGGGATCTACTAATTTAAACAATATTCAAATTATCAAGAAAGCTGGAGGAAAATTAACAGACTCTTACTTAGATGAAGGTttcattcttgaaaagaagtttgGTATCAACCAGCCTAAGAAGATAGAAAAAGCCAAGATCTTAATTGCGAACACTTCCATGGATACTGATAAAGTAAAAATTTTTGGTGCTAAGTTTAAGGTGGACTCTACATCCAAGTTGGCCGAGTTAGAAAAGGCcgagaaggaaaagatgaagaataaGGTTgaaaaaatcaagaagtttggcGTGaatgtcttcatcaacagaCAATTAATCTACGACTACCCAGAACAATTATTTACGGATGCAAAAATAAATTCTATTGAGCATGCTGACTTCGACGGTATCGAAAGATTGGCCTTGGTTACAGGAGGTGAGGTTGCTTCCACTTTCGACCATCCAGAGAAGGTTAGGTTAGGGTACTGTGACagcattgaagaaatcttgatTGGCGAGGACGTCTTCACCAAGTTCTCGGgagttgctgctggtgaagCTTGTACTGTTGTCTTGCGTGGTGCTACAGAACAAGGTTTGGATGAAGCTGAAAGATCTTTACACGATGCATTGTCAGTTTTGTCTCAGACCACAAAGGAAACCAAAACTGTTTTAGGTGGTGGTTGTTCTGAGATGATCATGTCAAGAGCTGTTGACCAGACAGCTGCCAACGAAACAGGCAAGAAGTCATTGGCCATCGAGGCATTTGCTAGAGCTTTGAGACAATTGCCAACTATTTTGGCTGATAACGCTGGTTTTGACTCTTCAGAATTGGTGTCCAAGCTAAGATCTGCTATCTACAATGGAATGGCCACTTCCGGattggacttgaacaacgGTGTTGTCGCTGACATGAGAGAACTGGGTATTGTTGAATCATACAAGTTAAAGAGAGCAGTCGTCTCGTCTGCTGCTGAGGCTGCTGAAGTGTTGTTGAGAGTAGACAACATTATTCGCGCTAAGCCAAGAACATCCGATAGAAACCATTAG